One Oncorhynchus clarkii lewisi isolate Uvic-CL-2024 chromosome 32, UVic_Ocla_1.0, whole genome shotgun sequence DNA window includes the following coding sequences:
- the LOC139391940 gene encoding uncharacterized protein, with amino-acid sequence MVMFSADGTEITANVTYVYKEEDVNHPSGFLQEVLKVSGLLTPTVAPTTTTTTNTTPLPTLLTSVTSTTRFGTVVVFVKLIFKLKTPVPTEADVLGAIKKQLSRQFRTTQTTFQNATYIKLTDTSFAINLGFKITNVTLESLSHRLTFTNETYIKIQDSINSLLHKVLSEPDGKQFIFPNANFIADGTEITANVTYVYKEEDVNHPSGFLQEVLKVSGLLTTTVAPTTTTSTTPLPTLLLTTPFHATSVGGFPGWALAIIIPCGIAIILVPLWILLCCMLCGCCAAVRRRWHRRRSYNVQYTTRNGLF; translated from the exons ATGGTCATGTTCAG TGCTGATGGCACTGAGATCACGGCAAACGTGACGTATGTATACAAAGAGGAAGATGTCAACCACCCTAGTGGTTTTCTACAGGAAGTCTTAAAAGTCTCAG GTCTCCTGACCCCCACTGTtgccccaacaacaacaacaactaccaaCACCACACCACTTCCTACCCTTTTGActtcagtgacatcaacaactag ATTCGGCACAGTGGTGGTTTTTGTTAAACTGATATTCAAGCTCAAAACACCAGTCCCCACTGAGGCTGATGTCCTTGGTGCCATCAAGAAGCAATTGTCTCGTCAATTCAGGACCACTCAAACCACCTTCCAGAATGCAACTTATATTA AACTTACAGATACTTCATTTGCCATCAACCTTGGTTTCAAAATAACCAATGTAACCCTGGAGTCTCTAAGTCATAGACTCACATTCACCAACGAGACCTACATCAAGATACAGGATTCAATTAACAGTCTA CTCCATAAGGTTCTCAGTGAACCAGATGGCAAACAGTTTATATTTCCCAACGCCAACTTCAT TGCTGATGGCACTGAGATCACGGCAAACGTGACGTATGTATACAAAGAGGAAGATGTCAACCACCCTAGTGGTTTTCTACAGGAAGTCTTAAAAGTCTCAG GTCTCCTGACCACCACTGTTGCCCCAACAACAACTACCAGCACCACACCACTTCCTACCCTTTTACTGACCACTCCTTTCCATGCCACAAGTGTTGGAGGTTTTCCTGGCTGGGCTTTGGCCATTATCATTCCTTGTGGCATCGCTATCATTCTGGTACCCCTGTGGATCCTGCTATGT TGTATGCTATGTGGCTGCTGTGCAGCTGTAAGGAGACGCTGGCACAGACGCAGATCTTACAATGTACAATACACCACCAGAAACGGACTCTTCTGA